The Lytechinus variegatus isolate NC3 chromosome 1, Lvar_3.0, whole genome shotgun sequence nucleotide sequence CAGTTGCATCGTTCACAAGaacaaaatgtataataaaCTCTGTGACCTTTGATGATGATACTCCTCAAACTTGTTGCATCATTAACATCACTCCTATAACATTGGCCAAGTTTAAAGTTGATCCttcaatttttctcaagttATTAAGAGAATGAAAATTGGAAGGATGGGTGAATGATCGAAAATATATTGCCTCCTAAAACCACCTATGGCGGGTGGAGGAGtaataaaacaatgaatgaaaagCTTAAAAGTGTCATGAcatgacttttaaaaatatttgaatgatttttaattCCTTCATAAGGCAAACATATGATTTAagttaaataataaaaagataatttctttaaatatgGAAAGATACAATAGAGAGAAGGCTCCTTCATACGTATTTGTCACTTACATCAAAGTCAAGCTAGGGATCTgagggccgtttcataaagctgttcgtaagataagagcgactttaagaatgactggtgaacctttctcacgcgctaaaccatcgccagtgaatatatcatttaccacaagaatggatcaccagttgttcttaaagtctctcttaacttacgaacagctttatgaaacacccaccggagTACTTCTACTCACAGTAAAAGGCATTTTATATTCATGAACTGCAATATATTTTCACTCTGATTAACTTGGCTTAAAATCTATTTCATATGCTATCACCTTTTCACAGATTGGTAAATATTTATGTGTACTCACATTGATTTCCACCTCTTTGACCAAAGGCAGTAGGCAGCAAGACAAGTAAAGAGATGTACAAAGGACAAAACACCACAGACACTGGGTAATCATTGATGCCATCTAACCTATTGACTAACAAAATCTGTGAGCAAAAGAATAGgggatttagaaaaaaaaagatatttgctTAAGTATCATAAAGTTTCCACTGAAAAAATGTGATGGGAAAATAATACACAGAAAAAGCAGATGTCTGTAAGTCCCAGACACCACTAAAATGAAGCTATCCATCAAAATATCCATGGATGTTGGAAAGCACAATACATAAGATGTCTTTGGCCACGTAACAGGTTCACAGTATGagtaataatgtacatgtatctcattgCTCCTCttacaaaaaataaaggtttctaTGGAATATGGAAAAGTAGCTTACCATAATAGAAAGTTTAAATCAATTTcctaattactttttttttaaaatcagtgtacatgtattcaaattgtaaaatatattgtatGATGAAGAGTTCAATCCATGATATTACAAATCAAGCATTAAATCTTCACAAGATGCAGGACTATGGATTTGAACAGTCAGTGGCACACTGAATTCCTTACCTCAAATGTTAAGAGCGGTGCTACTAGTGATACAGCAGTGACTGCCGTCATGAAGTTAGCTCTTCTTTGTTCTGCCATCAGCTCTGTAGCACGTAGGATAAGTAATGACCAGATGACGTAGTAAAGGACGATGAGACACATCAAACAGGTCAGGATCCACAGAGGTATGAATACAACCTGTCACATGATCGGATAGAATTGTTAAGTTAGCAGACTCCAAAAATGAGTCCTCACTTGGTGAGAAATAAAAAGGGATTAAAAGTAAACCTGATGAACATGCCCATATCTCCTAGAAATATATGACTTTTTTGTGGTCGAATCATTCCTCTATTTGATCATAAAAAGATTAGTAGACAAatatctggattttttttttctttttgtaccaaatttatttttttgacacTCAGTTGATaccattatttatatttttattcatttttttctctgtctGCAAATAATCTTTATTCATCAAACAAACACCCAAGTGCTTAGTAATCATTGAGAAGGATAGTAAAATGTATAAAGCACAGGTGGATGCAGCCTGAAAAAGGAGCATGCCCTTAAAAATTACATGAAGTAAAAATCTAGAAGAGTGATAAATCTAttgcttcaaaaaaaaataagctccttttttatcttttgaGGTTGGAAaaaaagtagaagaaaaaggagaaaagataTTTACAGACGTTTTTAACTCTACAAACACTGTCTCTATGTGTTTGCAAATACAACCTAAAAGATTTTGAACATATGATTACAGCAGAATAATTCAAACCTCTGTTATTATTTAGACAACACCAGGGTCCCCaagttttcaagaaaacaaaattccctgataatcaTTTAAACCCACTCCCAGTTTCACATGTTTTTGAAGTTGTTGcattgaattacatgtattatcagTATAAAACAGTAATATAAAACTATTTAATACCAACATAACCAGTCCTTCAATGggtgttgttttgatatgcaacaaaatataacagagtctgactgacttCTGTGCTTTCACCTTTTGGGtcgatcaaaattccctgatttttccctgactggaaaaaaataaaataattcccCCTGATTTCCCTGACGGGCTGAGAACCCTTAAACACTTACTCCCCATCTCCATGTTATAATTTCATCCAGCTTGAGggcaatgaaaatgaattgtaGAATGTTGATAGAACACATTGCTTCCAGCTgttaggagaaaaaaaaacacagtgcACAGTTATTACATTATGAAATATGCCCATTGAGCTGTACTTTACTGTTTGTTTGATCGGTGTTCTATGATCATATTGACTTATTTTGTGTCAGTATGTGTGTAATTTCAATATCGAGATGGATCTACCTCATCATTTTCTCATTATATCAGCTGAAAACAGCTGAAAAATTGTTTcttgaaataaacattaaaagtAATATTGATTTGTGCCCTACACTGGTTATAGTTCAGGGTGAGTTCTTCTAGCACTCATTTGTGTAGGAATTATAGGGAGTCAACCTATAAAAAAACCCAAGATTATTACACTcaaatttaaagaagaaaagcAGTGACATGCTACAATATGTATCATCAGATTAGAGCTTGTACTTTGATATAAGAAGtgtgaaaataagttttggaATAATTTTTTACAAGAATACAGCCTTTAAAAACAAGCAATGACTTACCTCAAGCCCTCTGTCATGCTTGAAGCCCCATACACAGGCAGCAATGGAAACAGGTGAGGTGAGGAAGAGAGGCATGAATACAATTAGCCAAGGATGTCTCCATGGTTTGGAAGCATGAGAGCTTTCTAGTTGATCACAGGTGAGTATTTCAAAGATGAGGAGTAGAGAGTTGAGAGCCAGGCAGATGATGATTGCCTTCATATCGATATAGCCCTCCCCTTCGAccctgaaaatataaataagtttaaaatatatgattttcaatctgaatattttcatttgtcaCCGCAGTTATGgcacaaaaaataattaatgacagTCTTGATCAGGGAAGTCAATCAGTTTGACTGACAGGACCATGACTGTGCCTGCCCTATATGTGCTGTTCAACATAAAGCctgaaaaatactgaaatgtgaAGTTGTCAGGGCCCCCTAAATCAGGCAAAAACATGTAGACTTTTGAACCTGAAACATGTTCACAACCACAAAACCATCAACTAGGGAGTTTTTAATCCAGGGAACTTTCAAGAGCAAAAAACATACACTACATGTAATTAGTAGTGAACCAAGGTGataaaatttctcttatttctTAATCCTATTTTCtattaatcatgataatatatgATAATAACGATTTGCCCTGTTGTGATTGTTttggtattatttttattttatcttttctaatatattcaaattcaaatgttttgtGAATGAAATCAATCTATAGAAGTGGTATTAGCATGTTTAACTTCTTCAAAATTTTCTTGTGAATTCATCAGTGTCTTCCCATAGATGGAGGTCGCCACTCACCAATTAATGCACAATCTCTCAACACAACAGGTAAAATTATTCAAGAAAACTTGAACATATGATAACTCTCTTTATTACATTATTacaaccggtgtgttggctcagttggtagagtgaGGTTAATTTGACTTTTAACAAAGAAGCATACTTTAATTCTTGTACAGATTACCTGTATTCTGGATGCTTCCACCAGACGACTCCTGCGACAATGGCTCCCATGATCACCACACTCTTCCAGAACCACAGGGGCAGGAAGACCAGCCAAAAACTACATCGTATCGTCTCATCCAGTCGCAGTGCAAACACCAATGAGAAGATAATCAGACATGTGTACACCAAGAATTTactgaaaatacaataaaataattatactaAAAATATGTAAGATCAGAAATAATTCTTGCAGTCTTACAGCAAGAAAAGACAGGTCGTCATGTTGTGCCAGTATGATCTACTATGCACCCAGCCATAGGAACTCAGACTCAGGTGTGGGGGGGGTTACTCATCAATTGAatctcattttggatccaactacatctcaggcaagttacgtGCTCTCCTCTAGTATAGCACTTGTTGGCGGCAAGCATGCCTGTCGTTTCGGACGAGTGAGTTTACAGGGCTGTAGTGTGTGCGAGGTTGGACTGCAAGCGCTAGTTAGTTGACTGCGAATCGTTTGGATCGACTCtacgtgattcatgtcttttatatgattttatttcaaacgtatgttgtcatctgcaattATGATTGTTTAAGATATATTGAAAAGAATTCTGCATTGGTTcctttttgtaatcatggacAATACAAatgaactttgctctgtcatctgcttgtgcaacgcttaCCCCCTCTCAGTGCATACCATCACAGTGCGCGCCTATCAACGGAGCAAAAAAAATCGACTGGATTTTGCTGCCTTCAAAATTTGATGCAGATTCGATGTTCAATCGAATTAAAGCTGTCAAACaccaattttcaaaataatctatATGACTCAGGCCTTATTTCAATATCAAAGCCGCTGCCATGCCTATAGTCTTACCTGACCTTAGCTATGTAACTgaagacaaaaattaaaaaaatttaaaatggaaagAGGAAAATATAGAACTTATaagaaagtaaaagaaaaggaaagaaagtcGGCTTACAGTGCTAGGCAAACCAAATTATTCTGGACACTTTGCAGCAGAGCTCAAGCATCTCTTCTCACTTAAAGTTTCAAACAATTCAGTTGTGAGAGGTTTTggctcatcatcatcatggattCATCATGATCTCACATAGGTAAGAACAAGTCAActaaccaaaaaatcaattttctttttacaagGGCTATTTTTAGATCCCCCTGAAAAATAGTCACTGTGTTAATGTGTTGTTGGAGCTCATGAGGGCTCTTTTATTAAAGGTTTCATTTCTGTTCCATGATTTTAACAACATGTAACCCACTTAAATATCAAGCAAAGTCATATATAATAGTCTACATCAGTCCttcacatttttattattttcgtggagctcaataaatcgctctccttattttttcgaAGAGCTCAACTGAGCTCCTCACAATCGCTCTccttgaggagctcaaatcaattcaatacacgtatgataaattgtagatttttctcaaaattgtaaatgcaatagctgtgtagctattaattaatctgtggtgaaattAGGCCCAGTCAATACGTTAACAAAATATCATGCtcatgctttaaaaaaaaattaaaatttttttttttttttaaattgctaaaatttcaaattttacatctttaaatccatgaaatggccatctattttccaaaattccttaaaattatttttagttgaaaactatcagtaaaatgaagaatattcagcTCTCTCTTATCTCTGATTGATGCTACAATCGGTAACTACTGTAGTCCCATAATCCaaatgtactacatgtagacttccatggtgttgcaacattaactgaaaatgatcgTTGATTGTTTGATCATTTTGATCGTTACTGTTTTCATTTTGTCAACACCATGAAAATCTCcatatgggactacaatatttaccgagtttAACATCAAATCAGAGTCAGGAAAGAGGTgaaaattcttcattttttcgGTAGCTTCCAACTaaaccaaaataatttcaaggaataatggaaaatagatgcctatttcatgaatataaagatgcaaaatgtgaaatatcaGCAAGTTTTTGTGAAggttttttgttttggtttggAGCGCAATATTTTTTcctcctttatttttatttaggaCTGTGGTAGGAACGCTGACGTGATTgggctcctcaaaaatgaaggcttgtctacatgtagatcattgCAGACATTCAGGGTTTCTTTCAGACACCCATGATTTAGTCATTATCACTTTAATTTAAGTGAAATGCAGGAATGAAAAGTGAGTTTTCTAAAaaggaaaacttttttttagagtcatgagaaatgaaagaaagggcagaggaaagaaaaggaaagaaaaagcacataaaaaaatgaatgaaagtaggaaagaaaaaggaatagagagaaggaaagaaatgaggttgaaaaaagagagaaaataaagaaaaacgatgaaggaaagaaaggaaaaaaagaaaaaaaaataatataaagaagaatgcaggaaaaaaatacatgtaccaacAGAAGAAAGTAGAGGAGAAAAGAGggtgaaagaaaggaaagaaaaatagaataatggAAAGAATGAAagtaggaaagaaaaaag carries:
- the LOC121430348 gene encoding transmembrane protein 185B-like — encoded protein: MGAIVAGVVWWKHPEYRVEGEGYIDMKAIIICLALNSLLLIFEILTCDQLESSHASKPWRHPWLIVFMPLFLTSPVSIAACVWGFKHDRGLELEAMCSINILQFIFIALKLDEIITWRWGVVFIPLWILTCLMCLIVLYYVIWSLLILRATELMAEQRRANFMTAVTAVSLVAPLLTFEILLVNRLDGINDYPVSVVFCPLYISLLVLLPTAFGQRGGNQCEYT